The Trichosurus vulpecula isolate mTriVul1 chromosome 3, mTriVul1.pri, whole genome shotgun sequence genome includes a window with the following:
- the PCYOX1 gene encoding prenylcysteine oxidase 1, with protein MADDGVPRARPAASQGLTGPPVLALLLLLLCGPVLGELRAPPEKIAVIGAGIGGTAASYYLRQKFGKEVKIHVFEKGKVGGRLATLDVKGRGYESGGSIIHPLNLHMKRFVKELDLPTVQCVDGLMGIHNGEHLVFEESSWFIINMIKLVWHYGFQFLRMHMWMEDIFDKFMRIYRYQSHDYSFSSVEGLMHALGGDEFAGMLNKTILQSMQKAGFSEKFLSEIVAPVTRFNYGQNTGINGFVGAVSLAGIDSGLWAVEGGNKRVCEELLQFSKASLISGSVMHIEEKARTTQTGGPKKAYEVTYKTDSGINTDLYDIIMVAAPLNSRLSNITFLNFDPPIPEFHQYHHYHLVSTLVHGRLNPLFFGLTATDSVYLSDVFTTDNPNSFIYSISLATPVRKEADPQSKPATDSAVWKIFSSESLTKEQLNLLFASHDSVEEQEWLAYPEYKPPAKCPPIILHDRIYYLNAIEWAASAMEMSAIAAHNAALLAYHRWYGNTEMIDQEGLYEKLKTEL; from the exons ctgTTATTGGAGCTGGAATTGGTGGCACTGCAGCGTCGTACTACCTACGCCAGAAATTTGGGAAAGAAGTGAAGATTCATGTGTTTGAGAAAGGAAAGGTTGGAGGCCGTCTGGCTACTCTTGACGTGAAAGGGCGAGGCTACGAGTCCGGAGGTTCTATCATACATCCCCTAAATCTGCACATGAAGCGCTTTGTCAAGGAATTGG ATCTCCCTACTGTTCAGTGTGTTGATGGCCTCATGGGTATTCATAATGGAGAGCATCTTGTGTTTGAAGAGAGCAGTTGGTTCATCATTAACATGATCAAGCTTGTCTGGCACTATGGATTTCAGTTTCTCCGGATGCATATGTGGATGGAAGATATCTTTGACAAGTTTATGAG GATTTACCGCTATCAGTCCCATGACTACTCTTTTAGTAGCGTGGAAGGCTTGATGCATGCCCTAGGAGGGGATGAATTCGCTGGAATGCTCAACAAGACCATTCTCCAGTCTATGCAGAAAGCAGGCTTCTCAGAGAAATTCCTCAGTGAAATTGTTGCTCCCGTCACGAGGTTCAATTATGGGCAGAACACAGGCATCAATGGCTTTGTAG GCGCAGTGTCCTTGGCAGGTATAGACTCTGGCCTATGGGCTGTAGAAGGTGGAAATAAACGTGTTTGCGAAGAGCTCCTTCAGTTTTCAAAAGCTTCACTTATCTCTGGCTCAGTTATGCACATAGAGGAGAAAGCAAGGACCACACAGACAG GAGGACCCAAGAAGGCATATGAAGTCACCTATAAAACAGATTCAGGGATCAACACAGACCTCTACGACATCATCATGGTGGCTGCCCCGCTGAACAGCAGATTATCCAATATCACTTTTCTAAACTTTGATCCACCCATTCCGGAATTTCACcaataccaccactaccacttGGTGTCTACTCTTGTTCATGGGCGACTGAATCCACTTTTCTTTGGCTTAACAGCAACTGATAGTGTGTACCTTTCTGACGTCTTCACCACCGACAATCCAAATTCGTTTATTTACAGCATCTCACTGGCAACACCTGTGAGAAAAGAGGCTGATCCTCAATCTAAGCCAGCAACCGATTCAGCTGTTTGGAAAATCTTTTCCTCAGAATCCCTTACCAAGGAGCAACTTAATTTGCTCTTTGCATCTCATGATTCAGTAGAGGAGCAGGAGTGGCTTGCATACCCTGAGTATAAGCCTCCAGCAAAGTGCCCACCCATCATACTCCATGATCGCATATACTATCTCAATGCCATAGAGTGGGCAGCAAGTGCGATGGAGATGAGTGCCATCGCAGCCCATAATGCAGCGCTCCTTGCCTACCATCGTTGGTATGGGAACACGGAGATGATTGACCAAGAAGGATTATATGAGAAACTCAAAACAGAGCTTTGA
- the SNRPG gene encoding small nuclear ribonucleoprotein G: MSKAHPPELKKFMDKKLSLKLNGGRHVQGILRGFDPFMNLVIDECVEMAPGGQQNNIGMVVIRGNSIIMLEALERV, from the exons ATGAGCAAAGCGCATCCGCCCGAGCTAAAAAA ATTTATGGACAAGAAGCTATCAT TGAAATTGAATGGTGGGAGGCACGTCCAAGGAATATTGCGGGGGTTTGATCCATTTATGAATCTTGTGATTGATGAATGTGTAGAGATGGCACCAGGTGGGCAACAGAACAATATTGGAATGGTG GTAATCCGAGGAAACAGTATCATTATGTTAGAAGCCTTGGAACGAGTATAA